A section of the Streptomyces sp. NBC_01591 genome encodes:
- the npdG gene encoding NADPH-dependent F420 reductase — protein sequence MTTNDSDSAAKPPAKDPWDLPDVSGLTVGVLGGTGPQGRGLAYRFARAGQKVIIGSRAADRAKSAADELGHGVEGADNAECARRSDVVIVAVPWDGHAKTLESLRDELAGKLVIDCVNPLGFDKKGAYALKPEEGSAAEQAAALLPESRVTAAFHHLSAVLLQDEAIEEIDTDVLVLGEARADTDLVQALAGRIPGMRGIFAGRLRNAHQVESLVANLISVNRRYKAHAGLRTTDV from the coding sequence ATGACTACGAATGACAGTGACAGCGCGGCCAAGCCCCCCGCCAAGGACCCCTGGGACCTTCCCGACGTCTCCGGGCTGACCGTCGGCGTGCTCGGTGGCACCGGACCCCAGGGGCGCGGCCTCGCCTACCGGTTCGCCCGCGCCGGGCAGAAGGTGATCATCGGCTCCCGGGCCGCCGACCGCGCGAAGAGCGCCGCCGACGAGCTGGGCCACGGCGTCGAGGGCGCGGACAACGCGGAGTGCGCGCGCCGCAGCGACGTCGTGATCGTCGCCGTGCCGTGGGACGGGCACGCCAAGACCCTGGAGTCGCTGCGGGACGAGCTCGCGGGCAAGCTCGTCATCGACTGCGTCAACCCGCTCGGCTTCGACAAGAAGGGCGCCTACGCGCTGAAGCCCGAGGAGGGCAGCGCCGCCGAGCAGGCCGCCGCCCTGCTGCCGGAGTCCCGGGTCACCGCCGCCTTCCACCATCTCTCGGCGGTCCTGTTGCAGGACGAGGCCATCGAGGAGATCGACACCGACGTGCTGGTGCTGGGCGAGGCCCGCGCCGACACCGACCTCGTACAGGCGCTGGCGGGCCGGATCCCCGGCATGCGCGGCATCTTCGCCGGGCGGCTGCGCAACGCGCACCAGGTCGAGTCGCTGGTCGCCAACCTGATCTCGGTCAACCGCCGCTACAAGGCGCACGCGGGGCTCCGTACCACCGACGTCTGA
- a CDS encoding MFS transporter yields the protein MPLRSSADFRLLWIQGLVTYFGSFMAMIALPLQIKELTGSPLAVGVMGAVELVPLVVFGLYGGALADAADRRKVILATEAGLGLLALVLLVNAALPGPMLWPLYLVAAGVSALAGLQRPALDSLMARIVPHEQLTAAAALNSLRWQFGAITGPAVAGLVVAYAGHATAYAVTVATFAVSVLLCLRLTPAPPARDSQKPSLRGIAEGARYAWSRPVLLGTYAVDLAAMFFAYPNTIFPFLADELDADWSLGLMYAAGSVGSLVLGLTSGWTSRVRRHGLFVVFGAAVWGLAIAAAGWFGNVWLVLVCLAVAGAGDMLSGLGRSTIWNQTIPEELRGRLAGIEVLSYSVGPQLGQVRAGAMAGWTGTRSAIWSGGVACVASVALLTAALPKLLTYDSETDEDALRRRDARESSPSAA from the coding sequence ATGCCCCTGCGCTCCTCGGCCGACTTCCGGCTGCTGTGGATCCAGGGTCTGGTGACGTACTTCGGCAGCTTCATGGCGATGATCGCGCTGCCGCTCCAGATCAAGGAGCTGACGGGTTCGCCGCTGGCCGTCGGCGTGATGGGCGCGGTCGAACTGGTGCCGCTGGTCGTCTTCGGCCTGTACGGCGGGGCGCTCGCGGACGCCGCGGACCGCCGCAAGGTGATCCTGGCCACGGAGGCGGGGCTGGGGCTGCTCGCTCTCGTGCTCCTGGTGAACGCGGCGCTGCCCGGCCCGATGCTCTGGCCGCTCTACCTGGTCGCGGCCGGGGTCTCCGCGCTCGCCGGGCTCCAGCGGCCCGCGCTGGACTCCCTGATGGCCCGGATCGTGCCGCACGAGCAGTTGACCGCGGCCGCCGCGCTGAACTCGTTGCGCTGGCAGTTCGGCGCGATCACCGGTCCCGCGGTGGCGGGCCTGGTGGTGGCGTACGCCGGGCACGCCACGGCGTACGCCGTCACAGTGGCCACGTTCGCCGTCTCCGTGCTCCTGTGTCTGCGCCTGACGCCTGCACCGCCCGCCCGGGACAGCCAGAAGCCCTCGCTGCGCGGGATCGCCGAGGGGGCGCGGTACGCCTGGAGCCGGCCGGTACTGCTGGGGACGTACGCGGTCGACCTGGCGGCGATGTTCTTCGCCTACCCGAACACGATCTTCCCGTTCCTCGCGGACGAGCTGGACGCCGACTGGTCGCTGGGCCTGATGTACGCCGCTGGCTCGGTCGGATCGCTGGTGCTGGGGCTGACCAGCGGCTGGACGTCGCGGGTGCGGCGGCACGGGCTGTTCGTGGTGTTCGGCGCCGCGGTCTGGGGGCTGGCGATCGCGGCGGCCGGCTGGTTCGGCAATGTGTGGCTGGTGCTGGTCTGCCTGGCGGTGGCGGGCGCGGGCGACATGCTCAGCGGTCTGGGCCGCTCCACGATCTGGAACCAGACCATCCCGGAGGAGCTGCGGGGCCGGCTGGCGGGCATCGAGGTGCTCTCGTACAGCGTCGGCCCGCAGCTGGGTCAGGTGCGGGCCGGTGCGATGGCGGGCTGGACGGGGACCCGGTCGGCGATCTGGAGCGGCGGTGTGGCGTGCGTGGCCTCGGTCGCGCTGCTCACGGCAGCGCTCCCGAAGCTGCTCACCTACGACTCCGAGACGGACGAGGACGCGCTGCGCAGGCGGGACGCCAGGGAATCCAGCCCGTCCGCGGCCTGA
- the map gene encoding type I methionyl aminopeptidase yields MSGQSLLVPGEITPIRSVPGNIRRPEYVGKPAPTPYTGPEIQDTDTIERMRIAGRIAAQAMAEAAKHITPGVTTDELDRVAHEFMCDHGAYPSTLGYRGFPKSLCTSLNEVICHGIPDSTVLRDGDIVNLDVTAYLNGVHGDNNATYLCGDVDEESRLLVERTEESLNRAIKAVRPGRQVNVIGRVIESYAKRFGYGVVRDFTGHGINSSFHSGLIIPHYDSPHATTVMKPGMTFTIEPMLTLGSHDYDTWDDGWTVVTKDRKRTAQFEHTLVVTETGAEILTLP; encoded by the coding sequence ATGTCTGGCCAGTCGCTGCTCGTACCCGGGGAGATCACTCCCATCCGCTCCGTACCCGGAAACATCCGGCGCCCCGAATACGTGGGCAAGCCGGCCCCCACCCCGTACACCGGTCCGGAGATCCAGGACACCGACACCATCGAGCGCATGCGCATCGCCGGCCGGATCGCCGCGCAGGCGATGGCGGAGGCGGCGAAGCACATCACCCCGGGCGTCACGACGGACGAACTCGACCGGGTCGCCCATGAGTTCATGTGCGACCACGGCGCCTACCCGTCGACGCTCGGCTACCGCGGATTCCCCAAGTCGCTCTGCACCTCGCTCAACGAGGTGATCTGCCACGGCATCCCGGACTCCACGGTGCTGCGCGACGGCGACATCGTGAACCTCGACGTCACGGCGTACCTCAACGGGGTGCACGGCGACAACAACGCCACGTATCTCTGCGGCGACGTGGACGAGGAGTCCCGGCTGCTGGTGGAGCGCACCGAGGAGTCGCTGAACCGGGCGATCAAGGCGGTCCGGCCGGGCCGACAGGTCAATGTGATCGGGCGGGTCATCGAGTCGTACGCCAAGCGCTTCGGCTACGGGGTGGTGCGGGACTTCACCGGGCACGGGATCAATTCCTCGTTCCACTCCGGCCTGATCATCCCGCACTACGACAGCCCGCACGCGACCACCGTGATGAAGCCCGGAATGACCTTCACCATCGAGCCGATGCTGACGCTGGGCAGCCACGACTACGACACGTGGGACGACGGCTGGACCGTGGTGACGAAGGACCGCAAGCGCACCGCGCAGTTCGAGCACACGCTGGTGGTGACGGAGACGGGCGCCGAGATCCTGACGCTCCCGTAA
- a CDS encoding PhzF family phenazine biosynthesis protein: MSDIDFDVPAGIDVLRVFCGPDGRHGNALGVVRDGRAYPDQASRQALAGRLGFSETVFVDDPERGQVDIYTPGLRLPFAGHPLVGAAWLLDLEILELPVGEIFARQDGEFTWITARPEWAPPRTLERYGSVAEVEALTGPPPGEGWLYVWAWEDEAAGRVRARAFPRRDDNIVEDEATGAAALLLSAELGRALNITQGRGSQILTAPAPDGTVEVGGRVALAAVRARR; this comes from the coding sequence TCTGCGGCCCCGACGGCCGGCACGGCAACGCCCTGGGTGTGGTGCGTGACGGCCGCGCCTACCCGGACCAGGCGTCCCGGCAGGCACTGGCCGGCCGGCTCGGCTTCAGCGAGACGGTGTTCGTCGACGACCCCGAGCGCGGACAGGTCGACATCTACACCCCGGGGCTCCGCCTCCCGTTCGCCGGGCACCCGCTCGTCGGTGCGGCCTGGCTGCTCGATCTGGAGATCCTGGAGCTTCCGGTCGGGGAGATCTTCGCCCGCCAGGACGGCGAGTTCACCTGGATCACCGCCCGCCCCGAGTGGGCGCCCCCGCGCACGCTGGAGCGGTACGGGTCCGTCGCCGAGGTCGAGGCGCTCACCGGGCCGCCGCCGGGGGAGGGCTGGCTGTACGTATGGGCCTGGGAGGACGAGGCGGCCGGCCGGGTCAGGGCGCGGGCGTTCCCCCGGCGCGACGACAACATCGTGGAGGACGAGGCGACCGGGGCGGCGGCGCTGCTGCTCAGCGCGGAGCTGGGGCGCGCCCTCAACATCACGCAAGGACGCGGCTCCCAGATCCTCACCGCTCCCGCGCCCGACGGCACGGTGGAGGTCGGGGGCCGCGTGGCACTCGCCGCCGTCCGGGCCCGGCGCTGA
- a CDS encoding ABC transporter permease, translating to MSTATLTPTPTPTESARVKTVHDEGRIGLRNNLRHIGALVRRNMLQIKKDPESMFDALLMPVIFTLLFVYVFGGSVGGSMGGGRQEYLNYLIPGLMAMMGMNIAMAVGSGVNDDFRKGVMDRFRTMPIARSSVLIAKIVVELGRMMVATLILLAMGFALGMELQESVLGLIGAIALSAAFGAAIMWIFILLGLTMKTAQAVQGMGMLVLMPLQFGSSIFAPTKTMPGWLQTFTDYNPLSNLADAARALMMGGPLAHSVLVTLGWTVVITAVMAPLAVAKFRKKS from the coding sequence ATGAGCACAGCGACTCTGACACCCACGCCCACGCCCACCGAGTCCGCCCGGGTGAAGACGGTCCACGACGAGGGCCGGATAGGTCTGCGGAACAACCTGCGCCACATCGGGGCGCTGGTGCGGCGCAACATGCTCCAGATCAAGAAGGATCCGGAGTCGATGTTCGACGCGCTCCTGATGCCCGTCATCTTCACGCTGCTGTTCGTGTACGTCTTCGGCGGATCGGTCGGCGGCAGCATGGGCGGCGGCCGGCAGGAGTATCTGAACTACCTGATCCCCGGGCTGATGGCGATGATGGGCATGAACATCGCCATGGCGGTCGGCTCCGGTGTCAACGACGACTTCCGCAAGGGCGTCATGGACCGGTTCCGGACGATGCCGATCGCCCGTTCCTCGGTGCTCATCGCGAAGATCGTGGTCGAGCTAGGCCGGATGATGGTCGCCACCCTCATCCTGCTGGCCATGGGCTTCGCGCTCGGCATGGAGCTCCAGGAGTCGGTGCTCGGGCTGATCGGGGCGATCGCGCTGTCGGCCGCGTTCGGCGCCGCCATCATGTGGATCTTCATCCTGCTCGGACTGACCATGAAGACGGCCCAGGCGGTTCAGGGAATGGGGATGCTCGTGCTGATGCCGCTCCAGTTCGGCTCCTCGATCTTCGCCCCGACGAAGACGATGCCCGGCTGGCTCCAGACGTTCACCGACTACAACCCGCTGTCCAACCTGGCGGACGCCGCGCGCGCCCTGATGATGGGCGGCCCGCTCGCCCACTCGGTCCTGGTGACGCTCGGCTGGACCGTGGTCATCACCGCGGTGATGGCCCCGCTCGCGGTCGCCAAGTTCCGCAAGAAGTCCTGA
- a CDS encoding BTAD domain-containing putative transcriptional regulator: MRYCILGTTRALRDDGTAVTIGGARLRALLTVLALRPGRAVPAAVLVDEVWDGEPPADAVGALQALVGRLRRAVGHDEIVSVESGYRLAAEPDAIDLHRFERLAGEGTRALEEGDAAKAGTVLDDALGLWSGPALADLPDRDAVAARWEARRLDARRNRLRAALALGRADEALPELVALCAEHPIDEPLQALRLRALRDAGRTAQALAAYDEVRTELADRLGTDPGPELRSLHAELLRQDPARPAAPPPPARTGAPAAPQGNLRARLTSFVGREGDIDALREDLSHARLVTLLGPGGAGKTRLSQEAAESVAATWPDGVWLAELAPVDDPEAVPEAILTALGARQTVLRGAGAEELRAAEGNASDPLARLTEHCSRRRMLLLLDNCEHLVGAAADLADHLLAHCPHLTVLATSREPLGVPGEFLRPVEPLPDPMALRLFAERGAAARPGFRTDADEETAAASAEICRRLDGLPLAIELAAARLRMLTPRQIADRLDDRFRLLTSGARTVLPRQQTLRAVVDWSWDLLDEPERAVLRRLSVFAGGCTLTAAEAVCADGPREAREVAGLLGSLVDKSLVVAAPAEDGEMRYRLLETVGEYAAARLDEAAERGPVVRRHLVFFRELVRTTDPELRGAGQRSAVELLQREYENIRTALRNAVAARDEQEALCMVLSLCWYWQMRDLSSDALHWADAAAALGPDPFAPPAEPAPSIHERCTDAPPPMGPEMLQEARRQAGLIRLVSMDHAAERWTDEASMSRLRVIADTYRAGQPQTCRVPASLWFFAVMLVGETDSLRELLDETVRACREFGYEWELAAALQMRANVLANRPEWAGDARTDADESLEFFNRLGDDWGVAESLSARGEANERRGEYARAAEDFEVAIGYAKKLGAPSQVAVLRTRYAAVLTEMGRGTEGEAILREVIAERHDARSIARLHLAMWLGRSDRTGEAREQLAVLREEFHSETMAIFEGVVLGALSWLDNQDGLYAEALPRGLVALERSHDRLSQLVAPQMSVIQLVSLARSLAGIGGERRATTAARLLGAGQELLPRGHVRTSMERNEWARAEELAVAVLGRAAYESAYAEGGGLSLEEATALVDAYRE; the protein is encoded by the coding sequence GTGCGTTACTGCATCCTCGGCACGACCCGGGCACTCCGCGACGACGGCACGGCCGTCACCATCGGCGGGGCGCGGCTGCGCGCCCTGCTCACCGTCCTCGCGCTGCGTCCCGGCCGTGCCGTCCCGGCCGCCGTGCTCGTCGACGAGGTGTGGGACGGCGAGCCGCCCGCCGACGCGGTGGGGGCCCTGCAGGCGCTCGTCGGCCGGCTCCGGCGGGCCGTAGGCCACGACGAGATCGTCTCCGTGGAGAGCGGCTACCGGCTGGCCGCAGAGCCGGACGCCATCGACCTCCACCGCTTCGAACGGCTCGCGGGGGAGGGCACGCGGGCGCTGGAAGAGGGCGACGCGGCGAAGGCCGGGACCGTGCTCGACGACGCGCTCGGCCTGTGGAGCGGGCCGGCCCTGGCCGATCTGCCCGACCGCGACGCCGTCGCGGCCCGCTGGGAGGCCCGGCGCCTGGACGCCCGCCGCAACCGGCTCCGCGCGGCCCTCGCGCTCGGCCGCGCGGACGAGGCCCTGCCCGAACTGGTCGCCCTGTGCGCCGAGCACCCGATCGACGAACCCCTCCAGGCCCTGCGGCTGCGGGCCCTGCGCGACGCCGGGCGCACGGCCCAGGCACTGGCCGCCTACGACGAGGTACGTACCGAACTCGCCGACCGCCTCGGCACCGACCCCGGACCCGAACTGCGCTCGCTCCACGCCGAACTGCTCCGCCAGGACCCGGCGCGCCCGGCCGCCCCGCCCCCGCCCGCCCGCACCGGGGCCCCCGCCGCACCGCAGGGCAACCTCCGGGCCCGGCTCACCAGTTTCGTCGGGCGCGAGGGCGATATCGACGCCCTGCGCGAGGACCTCTCGCACGCCCGTCTCGTCACCCTCCTGGGCCCCGGCGGCGCGGGCAAGACCCGGCTCTCCCAGGAGGCCGCCGAATCCGTCGCAGCCACCTGGCCGGACGGTGTCTGGCTGGCCGAACTCGCCCCCGTCGACGACCCCGAGGCAGTGCCGGAGGCCATACTGACCGCGCTCGGCGCCCGCCAGACCGTGCTGCGCGGCGCCGGCGCCGAGGAGCTCAGGGCCGCCGAAGGCAACGCGAGCGACCCCCTCGCACGCCTCACCGAGCACTGCTCCCGGCGCCGCATGCTGCTGCTCCTGGACAACTGCGAACACCTCGTCGGGGCCGCCGCCGACCTCGCCGACCACCTGCTCGCCCACTGCCCGCACCTCACCGTGCTCGCGACCAGCCGTGAACCCCTCGGCGTGCCGGGCGAGTTCCTCCGCCCCGTCGAACCGCTGCCCGACCCGATGGCGCTGCGCCTGTTCGCCGAACGCGGCGCCGCCGCCCGGCCGGGCTTCCGGACCGACGCGGACGAGGAGACCGCGGCCGCCTCGGCGGAGATCTGCCGCCGCCTCGACGGACTGCCGCTCGCCATCGAACTCGCCGCCGCCCGGCTGCGGATGCTCACCCCGCGCCAGATCGCCGACCGGCTCGACGACCGGTTCCGCCTGCTCACCAGCGGAGCCCGCACCGTACTGCCCCGGCAGCAGACCCTGCGCGCCGTCGTCGACTGGTCCTGGGACCTCCTCGACGAACCCGAACGCGCCGTGCTGCGCCGGCTCTCCGTCTTCGCGGGCGGCTGCACCCTGACCGCGGCCGAGGCGGTCTGCGCGGACGGGCCCCGGGAGGCGCGCGAGGTCGCCGGGCTGCTCGGCTCCCTCGTCGACAAGTCGCTCGTCGTCGCCGCGCCCGCCGAGGACGGCGAGATGCGCTACCGGCTGCTGGAGACCGTCGGCGAGTACGCCGCCGCACGGCTCGACGAGGCGGCGGAACGCGGCCCCGTGGTCCGGCGCCACCTGGTGTTCTTCCGGGAGCTGGTCCGCACCACGGACCCCGAACTCCGCGGCGCCGGACAGCGGTCCGCCGTCGAACTCCTCCAGCGCGAGTACGAGAACATCCGCACCGCCCTGCGCAACGCCGTCGCCGCCCGCGACGAGCAGGAGGCGCTCTGCATGGTGCTCTCGCTGTGCTGGTACTGGCAGATGCGCGATCTGAGCAGCGACGCGCTGCACTGGGCCGACGCCGCCGCCGCACTGGGCCCCGACCCCTTCGCCCCGCCCGCCGAGCCCGCGCCCTCCATCCACGAACGCTGCACCGACGCGCCGCCGCCCATGGGGCCCGAGATGCTCCAGGAGGCACGCCGCCAGGCGGGCCTGATCCGGCTGGTCAGCATGGACCACGCCGCGGAGAGGTGGACCGACGAGGCGAGCATGTCCCGACTGCGGGTCATCGCGGACACCTACCGGGCCGGCCAGCCGCAGACCTGCCGGGTCCCGGCATCGCTCTGGTTCTTCGCGGTCATGCTCGTCGGGGAGACCGACAGCCTGCGCGAGCTGCTGGACGAGACGGTCCGCGCCTGCCGGGAGTTTGGCTACGAATGGGAGCTCGCCGCGGCCCTTCAGATGCGGGCCAACGTGCTGGCCAACCGGCCCGAGTGGGCGGGCGACGCGCGCACGGACGCCGACGAGAGCCTGGAGTTCTTCAACCGGCTCGGTGACGACTGGGGCGTCGCCGAATCGCTCTCGGCACGGGGCGAGGCCAACGAGCGCCGGGGCGAGTACGCGCGCGCGGCCGAGGACTTCGAGGTCGCCATCGGCTACGCGAAGAAGCTGGGCGCACCCTCCCAGGTGGCGGTCCTGCGTACCAGATACGCGGCCGTGCTCACCGAGATGGGCCGCGGCACCGAGGGCGAGGCGATCCTGCGCGAGGTGATCGCCGAGCGGCACGACGCGAGGTCCATCGCCCGGCTCCATCTGGCCATGTGGCTGGGGCGCAGTGACCGCACCGGCGAGGCACGCGAGCAACTGGCCGTGCTGCGCGAGGAGTTCCACTCCGAGACCATGGCGATCTTCGAAGGGGTCGTGCTGGGCGCGCTGTCCTGGCTGGACAACCAGGACGGGCTGTACGCGGAAGCCCTGCCCCGGGGCCTGGTGGCGCTGGAGCGGTCCCACGACCGGCTGTCGCAGTTGGTGGCCCCGCAGATGTCCGTCATCCAGCTCGTCTCCCTCGCCCGCTCGTTGGCCGGCATCGGCGGCGAGCGACGGGCCACGACCGCGGCCCGGCTGCTGGGGGCCGGCCAGGAGCTGCTGCCCCGGGGCCATGTGCGGACGTCGATGGAGCGCAACGAATGGGCCCGGGCGGAGGAACTGGCCGTCGCCGTGCTCGGCCGGGCCGCCTACGAGAGTGCGTACGCCGAGGGCGGCGGCCTCTCCCTGGAGGAGGCCACCGCCCTCGTGGACGCGTACCGGGAGTGA
- a CDS encoding site-2 protease family protein, protein MTTAAARSDRRISPVFLGIVAVGAVSGWAVWTGTGYPYGLAVFVFVTAAWVVSLCLHEYAHARTALHSGDLSVGAKGYLSLNPLAYTHALLSIVLPVLFVIMGGIGLPGGAVFIERGRIHGRWKHSLISAAGPLTNVLFALVCTAPFWLHALDGVPREFRYALAFLALLQVTAAILNFLPVPGLDGYGVIEPWLSYRIRRKVEPFAQFGLLAVFGVLWIPEVNHVFFDLVHGVLDSLGVSGLGTECGRAAYQFWENWNEEYPVCAVGP, encoded by the coding sequence ATGACCACCGCAGCAGCCCGCAGCGACCGGCGGATCAGCCCGGTCTTCCTCGGGATCGTCGCCGTGGGGGCGGTGTCGGGCTGGGCGGTGTGGACGGGCACCGGATATCCGTACGGGCTCGCCGTCTTCGTCTTCGTCACGGCGGCGTGGGTGGTCTCGCTCTGCCTGCACGAGTACGCGCACGCCCGCACCGCGCTGCACAGCGGGGACCTCTCGGTCGGCGCGAAGGGGTATCTCAGCCTGAATCCGCTCGCCTACACGCACGCTCTGCTCAGCATCGTGCTGCCGGTGCTGTTCGTGATCATGGGCGGCATCGGTCTGCCCGGCGGCGCCGTCTTCATCGAGCGGGGGCGGATCCACGGGCGCTGGAAGCACAGCCTGATCTCGGCGGCGGGCCCGCTGACGAATGTCCTGTTCGCGCTGGTGTGCACGGCGCCGTTCTGGCTGCACGCGCTGGACGGCGTCCCGAGGGAGTTCCGGTACGCGCTGGCGTTCCTGGCCCTGCTCCAGGTCACCGCGGCGATCCTGAACTTCCTGCCGGTCCCCGGGCTGGACGGGTACGGGGTGATCGAGCCCTGGCTGTCGTACCGGATCCGGCGCAAGGTGGAGCCGTTCGCGCAGTTCGGACTGCTCGCGGTGTTCGGCGTGCTGTGGATCCCGGAGGTCAACCACGTCTTTTTCGACCTGGTCCACGGTGTGCTGGATTCACTGGGCGTGAGCGGCCTGGGGACGGAGTGCGGCCGTGCCGCCTACCAGTTCTGGGAGAACTGGAACGAGGAGTATCCGGTCTGCGCCGTCGGCCCGTGA
- a CDS encoding biliverdin-producing heme oxygenase has protein sequence MDATAATTPFSMLIRTASHEQHTEAETSTFMGDLLGGRLGVDAYTRYTEQLWFVYRALEEGAQALHADPVAGPFIWPELMRTAELERDLTHLRGAGWHEGLEPLPATAAYAARVTECARSWPAGYVAHHYTRYLGDLSGGQIIRDRAEKAWGFARKGDGVRFYVFEEISNPASFKRGYRELLDAVDADDLEKQRIIDECKRAFTLNTAVFRELGEEFPLSA, from the coding sequence TTGGACGCAACCGCCGCCACCACGCCCTTCTCGATGCTCATCCGCACCGCGTCGCACGAGCAGCACACCGAGGCGGAGACCTCGACCTTCATGGGCGACCTGCTGGGCGGGCGGCTCGGAGTGGACGCGTACACGCGGTACACCGAGCAGCTGTGGTTCGTGTACCGGGCACTGGAGGAGGGGGCACAGGCGTTGCACGCCGATCCGGTCGCCGGTCCGTTCATATGGCCCGAGCTGATGCGCACCGCCGAGCTGGAGCGCGATCTGACCCACCTGCGGGGCGCGGGCTGGCACGAGGGCCTGGAGCCGCTGCCTGCCACGGCCGCGTACGCCGCCCGGGTCACCGAGTGCGCCCGCAGCTGGCCGGCCGGTTACGTCGCACACCACTACACCCGCTACCTCGGTGACCTCTCCGGCGGCCAGATCATCCGCGACAGGGCGGAGAAGGCCTGGGGCTTCGCGCGCAAGGGCGACGGGGTCCGGTTCTACGTCTTCGAGGAGATATCCAACCCCGCCTCGTTCAAGCGGGGTTACCGCGAGCTGCTGGACGCGGTGGACGCGGACGACCTGGAGAAGCAGCGGATCATCGACGAGTGCAAGCGCGCGTTCACGCTGAACACGGCGGTGTTCCGGGAGCTGGGCGAGGAGTTCCCGCTCAGCGCGTAA